In Cryptomeria japonica chromosome 10, Sugi_1.0, whole genome shotgun sequence, a genomic segment contains:
- the LOC131055554 gene encoding UDP-glycosyltransferase 85A5-like translates to MIGANNNKESSLVREAQEIGIRLLSISDGLGPHESRNQFSKMVRSMEATCGPLLCKLVDEIQEEEGLAVTCLIVDLISAYWVLEATQHLDISRAVFWTGLTASYSTFYHAPTLISSGIITSEGTPTDHRMVEYVPWAPQIHSSQFPWLLPGSEDQDFLFLMTLRCIESAKGLFHFTNTVNELEIPIHKSFAKEDQVYSIGPLIPSQFLDAQSERTMGTMSTGFWTEEVECLSWLDKQLAKSVIYVAFGSVAILNQTQLEEFALGLEATQRPFLWVLRCDLLNGEPAVLPSGFMERTKHLGCFVSWSPQLRVLSHPSVACFVTHCGWNSTLESITMGVPMICWPYFADQFIDSSFILEEWRVGLTLNANMKGIIEKREVQEIVERLLDSKEGAEISEKMSTLKNMVRTAVREGGSSNINFRKFVNAMKNT, encoded by the exons ATGATAGGAGCTAATAATAACAAAGAGTCGAGCTTAGTCAGAGAGGCTCAAGAAATCGGTATTCGATTATTGTCGATCTCTGATGGATTAGGTCCTCATGAAAGTCGAAATCAGTTTTCGAAGATGGTGAGATCAATGGAGGCCACCTGTGGGCCTTTACTTTGTAAACTGGTTGATGAGATCCAAGAGGAGGAGGGACTGGCTGTTACCTGCTTGATTGTAGACTTAATTTCAGCCTACTGGGTATTAGAGGCAACCCAGCACTTGGATATATCAAGAGCTGTCTTTTGGACAGGGCTTACTGCCTCATACTCCACCTTCTATCATGCTCCAACTCTTATCTCTTCCGGAATTATAACTTCCGAAG GTACACCTACTGATCATCGTATGGTCGAATACGTTCCTTGGGCGCCCCAAATCCATTCTAGTCAGTTTCCATGGCTCCTTCCAGGAAGCGAAGATCAGGACTTTCTTTTCCTGATGACCCTTAGATGTATTGAAAGCGCAAAAGGGCTATTCCATTTTACCAATACTGTGAATGAACTAGAAATCCCAATTCACAAATCCTTTGCAAAAGAAGATCAAGTTTATTCCATAGGTCCCTTAATTCCTTCACAATTTCTTGATGCCCAATCGGAAAGGACAATGGGTACAATGAGCACGGGCTTCTGGACAGAGGAAGTTGAGTGCCTCTCATGGCTGGACAAACAGCTTGCGAAATCTGTGATTTATGTTGCATTCGGAAGCGTAGCTATTTTGAACCAAACACAGTTGGAGGAGTTTGCCCTGGGGCTGGAGGCCACTCAGAGACCATTTCTGTGGGTTCTGCGGTGTGATCTACTTAATGGAGAGCCTGCAGTGCTGCCTTCAGGATTCATGGAACGCACAAAACATCTTGGCTGCTTTGTGTCCTGGTCTCCACAGCTAAGAGTCTTGTCCCATCCTTCTGTAGCCTGCTTCGTCACGCACTGCGGGTGGAATTCAACTCTTGAGAGCATCACCATGGGTGTTCCAATGATCTGTTGGCCTTATTTTGCAGACCAGTTTATAGACAGCTCCTTTATATTAGAAGAGTGGAGAGTCGGGCTGACTTTGAATGCAAACATGAAAGGGATTATAGAGAAACGTGAGGTCCAGGAGATAGTCGAGAGGTTATTAGATAGTAAGGAAGGTGCTGAGATAAGTGAAAAAATGAGTACGCTGAAGAATATGGTAAGGACTGCTGTGAGAGAAGGGGGGTCGTCTAATATCAACTTCAGAAAGTTCGTAAATGCCATGAAAAACACTTGA